The genomic DNA AGTGATCCGCTAGCAGCGGATTACTTCGTACGGCCGCGAACGATATATTTATCAGAAGCTTTGCCTTTTTTACGCGTTTTGTAACCAAGCGTCGGTTTGCCCCATGGAGAAAGCGGAGACTTACGTCCGATTGGTGCACGACCTTCACCACCACCGTGTGGGTGATCGTTCGGGTTCATGACGACACCGCGTACAGATGGACGCTTGCCAAGCCAACGACTGCGGCCAGCTTTACCGATCTTGATCAATTCATGGTCTTGGTTACCTACAGAACCAATCGTTGCGCGGCAAACTTTAAGAATTTTACGCACTTCGCCAGAAGACAGGCGAACGGATACGTACTTATCTTCTTTACCGAGCAATTGTCCTTCTGTACCAGCCGCACGAACGAGCTGTCCGCCTTTGCCTGGTTGAAGTTCAATGTTGTGGATAACTGTACCTACTGGAATGTTCTCCAAAGGAAGAGCATTACCGATTTTGATGTCAGATCCAGGCCCTGACTCGATCATGTCGCCTACTTTCAGTCCTTTCGGAGCCAAAATGTAGCGTTTCTCGCCGTCAACATAGTGGATCAGAGCGATGTTGGAAGTCCGGTTCGGGTCGTACTCGATTGTAGCAACGCGACCTGGAATCCCATCCTTATTACGTTTGAAGTCGATGATCCGGTAGTTACGTTTGTGTCCTCCACCATGGTGGCGAACCGTAATTTTACCGTGGTTGTTACGTCCAGCCGTTTTGCTCAGTGGAGCAAGCAACGATTTCTCCGGACGATCCGTAGTAATTTCTTCAAAAGTGGATACAGACATATTCCGTCTTGCTGGAGATGTCGGTTTATACTTTTTAATTGGCACTGTTTTTCCCTCCTTGCTCTAACGTTCTATTATACCGATTCAAAAAATTCAAGCGGCTTGCTGTCAGCCGTTAGCGTAACGAATGCTTTTTTCCATTCAGGAGTATATCCGAAGTGGCGTCCGTAACGTTTAGGCTTGGCAGGAACACGCAGCGTATTCACATTGCTCACTTTTACATTGAAGATCGCTTCTACAGCTTTTTTGATTTCGGTTTTGTTCGCACGAATGTCTACTTCAAAAACATATTTGTTCTCACCCATGTAGTCAGCCGTACGTTCCGTAATCACCGGACGTTTAATTATATCACGAGGATCTTTCATTACGCGAGCACCTCCTCTACCTTCTGAACTGCTTCTTTCGTAATGATCAGTTTGTCGTGCGTCAGCACGTCAAGAACATTAATGCCGTCAGCTGCAACGAATTTAACACCTGGGATGTTGCGTGCGGACAATGCTACATTGTCATCATAGCTAGGCGCTACGATCAATGCTTTACGGTCTACCTTCAGGTTATTCAGAATCGCTGCG from Paenibacillus woosongensis includes the following:
- the rplB gene encoding 50S ribosomal protein L2 is translated as MPIKKYKPTSPARRNMSVSTFEEITTDRPEKSLLAPLSKTAGRNNHGKITVRHHGGGHKRNYRIIDFKRNKDGIPGRVATIEYDPNRTSNIALIHYVDGEKRYILAPKGLKVGDMIESGPGSDIKIGNALPLENIPVGTVIHNIELQPGKGGQLVRAAGTEGQLLGKEDKYVSVRLSSGEVRKILKVCRATIGSVGNQDHELIKIGKAGRSRWLGKRPSVRGVVMNPNDHPHGGGEGRAPIGRKSPLSPWGKPTLGYKTRKKGKASDKYIVRGRTK
- the rplW gene encoding 50S ribosomal protein L23, encoding MKDPRDIIKRPVITERTADYMGENKYVFEVDIRANKTEIKKAVEAIFNVKVSNVNTLRVPAKPKRYGRHFGYTPEWKKAFVTLTADSKPLEFFESV